A region of the Bacillus sp. (in: firmicutes) genome:
GTCACATTTGATGAAATGATGGAATTAGCAGGTGGAGCTGAAAACATCGTGGTGAGTGTGTTTTTAAGAATTGAAGGGGATGCACCGGGAAGTATGTTTTTCATTTTACCATTGGATCAAGCATCTCAGCTCATTCAGCAATTAACAGGTGATCAAACGTTTTCGTTTGAACACCCTCCTTATTCAGAAATCGGTTTATCTGCTATGCAAGAACTAGGGAATATTTTGTCTGGTTCGTATTTATCGTCATTATCAGACTTTACAAATCTATCGTTATATCCATCTGTTCCTGCCTTGTCCGTGGACATGGCAGGAGCCATTATTAGTTATGGATTAATGGAATTATCCCAAACGAGTGATTATGCCATTGTCGTTGATACCAATATTAAAAAAGATGAAGCGTCAGATGAGGAAGCGATCAATGGCCACTTCTTTTTATTGCCTGACCCACAATCCTTTGAAGTGATTTTCCAATCGTTAGGAGTAGCGTTGGATGAATAGTGTGATGGAAGTAGTCAAAGTAGGAATCGCTGATTTAAATGTTGTTCGGTCACCGAACTCCATTCGTACATCTGGTTTAGGTTCTTGTGTCGGAGTGGTCATCTATGATCAAGTGGCAGAAGTTGGTGGCTTAGCTCATATCATGCTTCCTGATTCTTCATTAGCGAAAGGTGGACATGTGAATAAGGCAAAATTTGCGGACACCGCTATACCGTTGTTATATGAAAAAGTGCTATACGCCGGTGCTTCAAAGTTTCGACTAAAAGCGAAGATGGCCGGAGGTGCTCAAATGTTTCAAATGACCATTCAAAGTGAAATGATGCGTATTGGTCCACGTAACGTGGAAGCTGTTCGTCATCAACTAGAACGACTCAACATACCAATCGTAGCTGAGGATGTAGGAGGAAATAGTGGACGGACGGTAGAATTTTTTCCACAAACAGGAGTTTTTCAAATCCGAACTGTAAATAAAGGAACAACCGAAATTTAAACTGATCGATTTTGTATAGATGGAATAAAAAATCTATACGTCAAGCGGCGAGGAGGAACGACCATGTCGCAACCAATTTTAAAAGAACAACAAAATATTTGGGAATTATGGTTAAACGAGCAAGATCCTCAAGCTGGCGAAGCTTTAGTTAAAATGTACACGCCGCTCGTATCTTATCACGTTCAACGAATAGCAGTAGGGCTACCTAAAAATGTGTCAAAAGATGAATTATATAGCCTAGGTATGATGGGCCTGTTTGACGCTTTAAATAAATTTGACCCATCTCGAGACTTAAAATTTGATACATATGCTTCCTTTCGAATTCGTGGGGCTATTTTAGACGGATTAAGAAAAGAAGATTGGCTTCCACGGGGGACACGAGAAAAGGCAAAGAAAATCGAAGCAACAATAGAAATGCTTGAACAGCGATATATGCGTACCGTTACAGCTGAAGAAGTAGCCGCATGCTTAGATATGTCTGTTGAAGAAGTTACGCAAACGATGAATGAACATTTTTTTGCTAATGTTCTTTCCATTGATGAACAAAATCACGATACGGATGAGAAAGAATCATACGTCCAATCACTTACTGATAAAAATGAGTTAACGCCAGAAGAGATTTTATTAAAGGACGAGCTTATTCAACAGTTATCAGAAGAAATACAAAAATTAACGGAGAAGGAACAACTTGTATTAAGCCTATTTTATAAGGAAGAGTTAACATTAACTGAAATTGGGGAAGTGATGAACTTGTCCACTTCACGGATTTCGCAAATTCATTCAAAAGCGATTTATAAGCTTAGAAAGCTTTTGAAAAGAATGGAGTAGTTTTATGAGTTTCAAATCAATTGAAATGCAAGTAGCCCTTCCACGGACCTTCGATGCTGGCAAAGTAGCAGACCAACATCAATTACGTCACACGATTGATCAAAGCCATCTTGCAGAACATATGCAACAAATGGTTCGTCAACAAAGCCAAACGGTTATTTCTAAAAATGGAAAAGATAACGTTCGTTTAAAAGAAAAGCAAGAAAAAGAACGTTATCGAAATCTTAAAAAACAAAAAAAGAAACCATTGGCGGATGGGAAAAACACCCATCCGTATAAAGGTAAATTGATTGACTATAACGGATGAGGGACGTACAAATGATGCCATTACTTATTACGATACTTTTTTTATTACAGGGCATTTCCCTTTTTGCCATTATCTTATTATATCTGCGCCAATACCGCCTTCTTCAATTAGAAGAAATGCAGAAAAAAGCGTTAAAAGAAATAGAAGAGGTTTTTTCTTCCTATTTGCTTGAATTAAAAGAAGAAAACGATCGGTTGATGAAAGGTTTGGAAAGTCTAGATTATTCACCTTCCGAACCA
Encoded here:
- a CDS encoding FliA/WhiG family RNA polymerase sigma factor, which gives rise to MSQPILKEQQNIWELWLNEQDPQAGEALVKMYTPLVSYHVQRIAVGLPKNVSKDELYSLGMMGLFDALNKFDPSRDLKFDTYASFRIRGAILDGLRKEDWLPRGTREKAKKIEATIEMLEQRYMRTVTAEEVAACLDMSVEEVTQTMNEHFFANVLSIDEQNHDTDEKESYVQSLTDKNELTPEEILLKDELIQQLSEEIQKLTEKEQLVLSLFYKEELTLTEIGEVMNLSTSRISQIHSKAIYKLRKLLKRME
- a CDS encoding chemotaxis protein CheD translates to MNSVMEVVKVGIADLNVVRSPNSIRTSGLGSCVGVVIYDQVAEVGGLAHIMLPDSSLAKGGHVNKAKFADTAIPLLYEKVLYAGASKFRLKAKMAGGAQMFQMTIQSEMMRIGPRNVEAVRHQLERLNIPIVAEDVGGNSGRTVEFFPQTGVFQIRTVNKGTTEI
- a CDS encoding chemotaxis protein CheC → MDFIHRITSLHLDILREIGNIGAAHAATALSQLLNQKIDMKVPNVNIVTFDEMMELAGGAENIVVSVFLRIEGDAPGSMFFILPLDQASQLIQQLTGDQTFSFEHPPYSEIGLSAMQELGNILSGSYLSSLSDFTNLSLYPSVPALSVDMAGAIISYGLMELSQTSDYAIVVDTNIKKDEASDEEAINGHFFLLPDPQSFEVIFQSLGVALDE